The sequence AAAACCCTAATTGAAGTGATAATTGTCTATAAAGACAACCAAAACACTCAAACTACTAACCACTAAACTTATCACACCAAAAGAGCTCCCcaaaaatgcataaaatcacaagtgaaaaaaaagaaattctGAGGTCATGCAAGGCAAGAAAAAACAGCGgcaaagaaaaacaaacaaacaagagGAACAATAAGAAAATATAGTAAAAGAGACCCCGTCTCACCAGGATCGCACTGCTGGAAAAAATCTCCGACGTCTGAAAAAGGGGAAAAACAACGAATAAGCCCCCAAATTGAGTCATAGCAACTAAAAAGGAGCACAAACAATTGAACGAGTAAAAACCCTAAACCATATAAACCTCAACCGGAGACCAAAATTATACACACAAAGCACACACCACGTAGTCCCCTACACACATCGTCGCAGGAAAATCGTACGAAATGGATAATGAACAAGAAACGATACCAGTGGTTAGAGCTTTGATCAGGCCATTCCGCCGGCCTTTGAACTCTCTGAAAACATCCTCAACCGTGCGAGGAACATTATGCGCGCCTCCGTCCATGTCTCCTCCGTACACGCACAAGCACACTGTAGTGTGTGTTTTCTTCCACCAATCCTTTCAAAAATGACCGGGGATCCGGAGCGGGGAGGGGGGGAGAAAAAGGGGGAAACTTTGAGGGCATTACTGAAATTTTATCCGTTCTGCGGGGTCTTTTATAGTATGACCTGATAACGACCTGCCAAATTAATTCAGAAGGCCACAAATACTATTATGCCCTTGCTCTATTTATTTGAgtagtattttgtgaaacggtctcacgaatctttatctgtgagacgggtcaatcttatcgatattcacaataaaaaataatactcttagcataaacagtaatattttttcatggatgactcaaattagagatatgtctcacaaaatacgaagtttttgtcatttttatctTAGTTAATAAATCtatgatattataataaattatatttttaataaaaattcacaaataaataagaaatataatgagatgatataaattaatataacttAGTACAATGAAATTTAGAATCTCAATTTCATGCCTAATCTTGAAAACAAATAAAGCTATCCAAAAATATTAACCACAAGTAAACTACattaataaatacaaaatcaaaagcatgtactttaaatttttatgtttcaaatatttatggatttttaattcattttggtTCATATAAAATCTGTCTTAAAAGACagtaaataagaaaaattaacaTTTTCGGAGGTCGGAGCAGCAGACATAACATGCAAGAATCAATTGAAGTCAAAGTTGGTAATTAACCAATGAAAGAATTAGCTAATGAATTGTAAAATATTTGGCCTAAGGCCATAGTTTAGCCCAGCCTGGTTACCCATAGCCGCGCCCCGACTGTGTGTTTTTTCATGTAATTGAATTGTTTGATATTCGATTTTCGATTTTGCATATCAAGTCTAGACTTGTGTTCCCCTAATCACCCTTTATTCGGTTTTGCATacattttttttagatattttacCCATTAACTATATATGAAATATTCGATTTCGTCCCCGGACGGAAAAGCCGTAGCTCCGTCCCTGGATGTAATCAAAGATCCTTGAGACATATGAAGCAAGCAATGACATTGGCAAACGATGAACCTATGAAGCCTCACGGGTATGGAAGAACACAGGAGAGGGTTATATCACGCAAGAAAAACCTGCATGCTAATATGAAAATACTTAatttttacatataattttaaCACATTATGTCCTTGAAATATTCAAAAAGCAATGCATTAAAGAAAGCAGATTCTTGAAATTCAGTCACAGGCAGTTCCATTTTAAATAGAAAAAGAGAGCCCATCACGTACATGGGTAAAATATGACAGGAAATCATTGAGAAGAAAGTTAAGTTACATCTAAGTACATATATAAAACAGATTCAGACATAAATCCCAGAAAAAACAGATCAAGAAACCTGGACGACCGTCTTTTCAGTACAAAGAGCAACTTTGTGATGTGTTTTATACCACAAACCTGCTGGAAGAGCTAGAGTTACAAAGCCAAGGATGAATTGCGCGGCCGGAAGAATCCTTCGTTCATAGACTCCTCACGGGACAATGGAAGCATAGTGCCGATTTCCGTTATAAACTAGGCCACTGCCACCACCGCCTTGAATGGAAACCGGCAAATGGCTTGGTATGTTTGAGAACGGACTTTCTGCTTGTGAGATGCTTGTCCTATCAGAGATAGGAGGTAAGTTTCTCTTGCTAGCTTCAAATAAACGAGTATCTCCTGTCAGAAACTCCTCATTCTGATTGAAATGAAGCGAGTCCTGAGCATTCTGAGAGCTGGGAGTTGAATGGATGTTCGACTGCTGAGGCTTTTTTGTGCTGAGGAAACGTCCACCAGAGCCACGGACTCGATTTAGTGCATGCACATGGCGAGATTCGTGCAGATATGGCTGCATTTTATTTATCAATGGTAAGCATTAGTTTTCATTTCTGCTATCGGAAAGTAAGCTTGCTGATCTTACTCAGCATTGTTGATATGCAGATCGAACGTACTTTCCTTGTTTTGACGAGTTTGTTTTGAGCCTCGAGTTTTGCACGGATCTGTCGCCTTCGAAGTATTCCATTATATTGTTTAGCATTGACGTATATGGGGCCATCCTCAGGAAGATTTACAGGCAACGGAACTCGACCAGAGGTCGCCCCTCTCACATGTTGCTGAATCTGTCAAGTGTTtcagaattattatttttttttgataagaaacttAAGTGTTTCAGAATTATCACATAAGAAAGAGAGAAATCCAAAAGTAACAGTCGCTTAAGTAAACGAAGATATCAAGAAtgagttttaatataaattaaaatcgtTTTTATGTTTGAATATAACAAAtagaacacttgatatttaatGCCAAATATGAAGTGAAAACAGCTAGCTATGTGTTTGAATACAATAGATAGCAAAGGAATGNAAAATGCTAATTAATTATCACTACAATATATATTGATTGTACTAATTTATAtcacttcaaaaataaaatgtaacttctatattaattttctcaaataattcatctttatactacctttaaatgttttatccttttaattttctttctacatgttttttatgatttcaatgtaattttgtaattatacttttagtgtaatttctaattaagtaataaattatagCATCAAAATAAGATATAAGaaaaaattaacaatatatGCAATAATTGAATAACATTATAAATATAGAATAATACGAAAATATGAAGTTTAATACTAacatattttatggtttttaacaaaaattgaaagtaaagagtttaataaattatttaagagAATTTACATCAACAATTATGaatgttaatatattaataatctcATAAAATATGATCTACTAAGAAGAATTCGGAGAGTTTAACtataataagaaatttaaagattttagtagcaattttttaaaaaattatatatatgacaaatttataaattcaataaaaaaaaatgttagcaTTTGAAACATCTACTAAGATTATTTAAGATTTAGACATTAAAGATCTAAAGGTAAAACCGACCATGGTTTTCAAGAACAGTGGAACCTAAATCAGAACTAAAATCATTTCTTGGTTTCAGTTCCAAAATCAGctctcataatatataaattttacgGCATAATTGTTAGACAATTGGTTTCATTGTCTCACATAttgattatatttcaaatttaataatgaaAATCATACCAGTAGTTTATAATCTATATTTAATGATTATTGTATAAGTTTATTagattttatttcatatttatcaTATAATCTTATTTGAATGTGTATTTCATTACatatgttgatttatttattattttaaaactgtaTTTAACAAGAAATCAATAGTCATCAatgttatttaatgaaaaatcgattctgatataaaattaattatctgtaatatagaattttaaaaacaaaatgtaGAAAAATTCCTTATGaggttaaatattatttaaattgaatattatgtgttatattttaatatcaatattactATTTCATTAGTTTTGAAATTGTTTTGATGAATTAGTCACGaagattttaaattgttaattatttGTCTTTAATGTGTTTCACTTatgtaaattatgatttatgcatTGATAAAATCCATAATCTGGTTTATTTTTAGGTTATCTTGTGtttggatatatatttttaaaaaaaattgtttctgTCCGCACGTACTTCATGCTAgttcttttaaaaaatgttgAAGTGGAAACATCAAAGGTATATTTTGGTGAGCTAATTTCAAGATCGaaggatttttatattaatgaaATTACTAAGAAGTGAAAGCTCACTCACCATAGTATGAGGGTTGTAGGCGGTAAAGAACCCACCAACGTAAGGATCAGGATAACAATACGGAATCTGGACCAGAATCAAGACAGTATGATCAATCATAATTGGTTATCAAACTAGAAATTGGAAGCAAAGGTATGTGAGACGGTATCTTACCATTGATTGATTTATATCCACTAGAGAAGCATTGGTGGAAAAGTTGGGATCACACAGCGACAAAGCAGGCTTCATGTAGTTTATTTGTCTCCCGTAGTTTTCATCATGTACTAAATCAAATGATTGATAAACCAGTTTCATTGATcatgaaaaaagaaacaaaaaaccaTCAAGAGTTTGACAAAAAATTTACAAGACATACGTGCATGTCCAAAGCCTTGGCAACTGATTCATACCGAATCAGATGACAAATGAAAACAGATGGCTTTTATCACGGGAAAGCTAGGACCCAAGGCCTATGGGAGTAAagcttcaaattttaaatttataggCAGGTGGCTAAAACtaaatttagtttatattttttaaagaaaaaattataagcAAAAAAATCAATGTTTGAAAGTTGAGAGGGTCACTTGACCCTTCCTCAAACAATGCTCGTCATCAATTTATTTCCCTCACAAAATGAGAGGCAACATTATAAAAAACCAACTGTAATTAACTCATGACACAAACAAGGTGCCTTCAACTAGAAAAATAATCCAGAAAAGATCATAACTATGGAAAATACAAAAACAAGCTCTAGAGAAAACGTGGGGGCTTGGAAGCCAAACCACCGATAGTCAATAGCaagataataattattaaa comes from Primulina huaijiensis isolate GDHJ02 chromosome 2, ASM1229523v2, whole genome shotgun sequence and encodes:
- the LOC140971451 gene encoding nuclear transcription factor Y subunit A-8-like isoform X2; its protein translation is MKPALSLCDPNFSTNASLVDINQSMIPYCYPDPYVGGFFTAYNPHTMIQQHVRGATSGRVPLPVNLPEDGPIYVNAKQYNGILRRRQIRAKLEAQNKLVKTRKPYLHESRHVHALNRVRGSGGRFLSTKKPQQSNIHSTPSSQNAQDSLHFNQNEEFLTGDTRLFEASKRNLPPISDRTSISQAESPFSNIPSHLPVSIQGGGGSGLVYNGNRHYASIVP
- the LOC140971451 gene encoding nuclear transcription factor Y subunit A-9-like isoform X1, coding for MEKISSQDHSASSDSVHDENYGRQINYMKPALSLCDPNFSTNASLVDINQSMIPYCYPDPYVGGFFTAYNPHTMIQQHVRGATSGRVPLPVNLPEDGPIYVNAKQYNGILRRRQIRAKLEAQNKLVKTRKPYLHESRHVHALNRVRGSGGRFLSTKKPQQSNIHSTPSSQNAQDSLHFNQNEEFLTGDTRLFEASKRNLPPISDRTSISQAESPFSNIPSHLPVSIQGGGGSGLVYNGNRHYASIVP